A stretch of the Ostrea edulis chromosome 9, xbOstEdul1.1, whole genome shotgun sequence genome encodes the following:
- the LOC130049930 gene encoding uncharacterized protein F54H12.2-like, with the protein MMHRESCACGTSSLELFKVPPTNVTLEDSKWMEYYPISSTLNSDTAPIEFEIKGQGDEYLDLSQTYLQMVCKFTKANGTNLAGGHSTSTPVNNILHSLFSEIDVSLNGKVITPGTDTYPYKAYLEKLLSYAPKTLETQMRACSLWEKDTAGHMDEVKLEALAQTPVEFPVVSNKISIAAVIPTPEYPDDSKNVGLRKRHEKITDSKEIVLMDRLHLDLFEQEKCLPNGLDVRLRFNRARPQFYMMTAAGSSGKVVIQSMILWVRKVKPVPSIINLINQQLSTQTAKYPLRRVEVKTFTIPSGTQSKITDHLFQGQMPKLIVLGFVDNAAFNGDNTRNPFHFQNERDWAPDITLEEYKNGYTLWCVDFTKDQEAQTDKFHLIQTGNLRVEVQFAANVARTLNCVVYAVFDNLLEINKQREVSIDY; encoded by the exons ATGATGCACCGAGAATCTTGCGCTTGTGGCACCAGCAGTTTAGAACTGTTTAAAGTGCCCCCGACCAACGTCACTTTAGAAGATTCGAAATGGATGGAATATTACCCCATTTCCAGTACCCTCAACTCGGATACGGCTccgattgaatttgaaatcaaaggacaaggagatgaatatctggatttatcCCAAACTTATCTCCAGATGGTCTGTAAATTCACGAAAGCCAATGGAACGAATCTCGCAGGAGGCCATTCGACCTCCACCCCCGTGAATAACATTCTCCATTCCTTGTTCAGTGAAATCGATGTCAGTCTCAATGGAAAAGTCATTACCCCGGGGACGGATACTTATCCCTACAAAGCGTATCTGGAGAAATTGTTGTCTTATGCACCCAAGACTCTGGAAACCCAGATGAGAGCCTGTAGCTTGTGGGAAAAAGATACGGCAGGACATATGGATGAGGTCAAATTAGAAGCTCTGGCTCAAACTCCTGTGGAATTTCCAGTAGTGTCTAACAAAATCAGCATCGCGGCCGTCATTCCGACTCCCGAGTATCCGGATGATTCCAAGAATGTAGGGTTGAGAAAACGTCACGAGAAGATTACAGACAGTAAGGAGATCGTGTTGATGGATCGATTACATCTGGATTTGTTTGAGCAAGAGAAATGTCTCCCTAATGGCTTGGATGTCCGTCTCAGATTCAATCGCGCTCGACCCCAGTTCTACATGATGACCGCTGCCGGGAGTAGTGGGAAAGTGGTCATTCAAAGTATGATCTTGTGGGTGAGGAAAGTCAAACCTGTGCCGAGTATCATTAATCTCATCAATCAGCAACTGAGTACTCAAACGGCGAAATATCCATTGAGACGAGTGGAAGTGAAAACCTTCACCATTCCTAGTGGCACCCAATCTAAAATCACCGATCATCTGTTTCAAGGACAGATGCCTAAACTGATCGTGTTGGGCTTTGTGGACAATGCGGCTTTTAATGGGGATAATACCAGAAACCcctttcatttccaaaatgagaga GACTGGGCTCCGGACATTACCCTGGAAGAGTATAAAAACGGTTACACCCTCTGGTGTGTGGATTTCACGAAAGATCAAGAAGCCCAGacggataaatttcatctcatacagaCGGGGAACTTGAGAGTGGAAGTGCAATTTGCCGCCAACGTGGCCAGGACCTTAAACTGTGTGGTGTATGCCGTGTTCGACAATCTGctagaaatcaacaaacaacgaGAAGTCAGCATCGATTACTAA
- the LOC130049931 gene encoding uncharacterized protein LOC130049931, with product MAARRDPLYNFQTLPGFRYRLVVVAEERVGENWVVRSENDLSTFSPFDQSGVREIICRVRAEYEGRAPRRRTARISTATRPRRRAPQPPSPTPPYSPATPTTPPPAIPSAPVEYSPVPMSDSPASPVEYSPRSPSPAPPPSPAQSPSLLVAATSSPPRPAAPARPPPPTIRFAGRTPPPPRPTHAPVATHPPRNHPMTVPGWADRAVPIWFKCPVCWQDRVHSGITCRGCGQRPACCSCVEELQERRHTRGRCPLCRFTGSRE from the coding sequence atggCTGCAAGAAGAGACCCGCTCTACAATTTCCAGACCTTGCCTGGCTTTCGGTACCGGCTGGTAGTGGTGGCTGAGGAACGGGTAGGGGAGAATTGGGTCGTGCGTTCTGAGAACGACCTGAGCACCTTCTCCCCTTTCGACCAGAGTGGGGTCCGTGAGATCATCTGCCGGGTGCGGGCCGAGTATGAAGGGAGGGCACCCCGCCGCCGCACCGCTCGAATCTCCACGGCCACGAGACCGCGCCGACGGGCCCCACAGCCACCCTCACCAACACCACCTTACTCCCCGGCGACGCCTACAACACCACCACCAGCGATCCCATCGGCACCAGTGGAATACAGCCCGGTGCCGATGAGCGACTCACCAGCGTCACCGGTGGAGTATTCACCGAGGTCACCGTCCCCCGCACCACCTCCCAGTCCAGCCCAGAGTCCGTCGCTGTTGGTGGCAGCCACGTCATCACCACCGAGACCAGCAGCCCCTGCAAGACCCCCACCACCTACCATCCGGTTTGCAGGGAGGACTCCACCACCACCGAGACCAACCCACGCACCGGTGGCAACTCATCCCCCGAGGAACCACCCTATGACTGTCCCTGGCTGGGCAGATAGGGCGGTTCCCATCTGGTTTAAGTGTCCTGTCTGCTGGCAAGACAGGGTACACTCTGGAATTACGTGTAGGGGATGTGGGCAGCGCCCAGCTTGCTGCTCGTGCGTGGAAGAGTTACAGGAGCGGCGACACACCCGGGGACGGTGCCCGTTATGCCGGTTTACCGGAAGCAGGGAATGA